Below is a window of Vibrio gazogenes DNA.
TACTCATGGAGTCGCCAACCTCTGCCCAGACGGGAAAAGCACACAAAAACAGACTAAACAGGCTAATTAATCGTTTCATCAACGCTCTTATCTCAGCTTCTTAATCCGTTCAGTCTGGCTAATCACATCGGTTAAACGGATACCAAACTTATCGTTCACCACCACAACCTCACCATGGGCAATCAAGGTTCCATTGACGAGGACATCCAATGATTCTCCGGCAATACGATCCAGTTCGACAACCGAGCCTTGGTTCAATTGCAACAAATTACGGATACTAATTTGTGAGCGACCGACTTCCATCGAAATGGTTACTGGGATATCCATAATCGTATCCAGTTTCCGTCGTTCATCTTCTGAAATAGGCTGTGATGTATCTTTCAACTCTTCCAGCGGGGCTGCCAATATTTCATCAATATCGTCATCTGATGCCGCATTCGGGTCTTCACCCAGCGCAGCTGCCCACTCATCTGCCAGTTTTTGATCATCAATATCAGACATCTTTGCTACCTACTTTAGTCTTTTACTTCATCTTCTCTTTCAAGATCAGAAATAATATCTTCACTCAAAAAAGCTAAATCTGTCTTCACCACATCAGGACGTTTGATTTTCTGCGAAATCTGAATGGCCAGATTGTCTTCCGAACGCCCCATTTTCACACGGAAGGTCGGCAGCTCTTCCACAAACATAACCGCATGTTCAGGCATATCGATCGGAATAACATCGCCCGCCTGCAACTCCATCAAATCTCTTAATGCCAATACTTTTTCCAGTAAATTCACACGGAAATTGACTGGCACATCCATGATTTCCTCACGCAACGCCGAGCTCCAGCGAACGTCTGTTTCCATTTTATCAGACTGAACCCCAGCATCTAAAAGTTCACGAATCGGTTCAAGCATCGAGTATGGCATGACCATATGAAAATCACCACCACCGCCATCGACCTCAATATGAAACGAACTCACGACAATCACTTCCGTCGGACTGACAATATTCGCCATGCTTGGGTTCACTTCGGAGTCAAGATATTCAAACTCAACCCCCATCACCGGAGACCAAGCTTCTTTATAGTCTCCGAACACAATCTTCAGCAATAACTGAATAACCCGACGCTCTGTCGGAGTAAATTCACGACCTTCGATTCTGGCGTGAAAGCGACCATCGCCACCGAAGAAATTTTCCACCAAAATGAAGACCAAGCGTGCTTCCATGGTAATCAACGCGGTCCCTTTCAATGGACGGAAACGCACCATGTTGAGACTGGTCGGAACATACAATGTGTTCTGGTACTCCCCGAACTTCATCATTTGTACGCCGTTAATCGACACTTCGGCTGTTTTTCTCAGCATGTTAAACAAGCTGATACGTAAATGACGCGCAAATCGTTCGTTAATCAATTCAAGCGTCGGCATCCGTCCCCGGACAATGCGATCCTGTGAAGAAAAATCAAAACTGGTCGCCTCACGCGAATCCGTTTCTAATTCTTCTTCTTCATCATCGACACTATCGACGCCATGTAATAGCGCATCAATCTCGTCCTGGCTTAATAGATCAGTCACACATCACCTATTGCATTACAAAATCAGTAAACAGAACACGTTCAATCACTGGCTCACCGACCGCTTTAGTCAGCGCAGTCTGAATATCTTTCGTCGCCCGGTCACGTAACTCAATCCGGCCATTGGGTGACCGCAGTTGTTCCACGGTCGCAGAAGCAAACGTCGAGAGCAGAGAACTTTCAATTAACGGGGAGTGGTAACGGGCCTGATTTTCATTATCACTTCCCCGAACCATCAGTTGAACTTTGATTTGCACCATCCGATCACGCTTATCGCCCGTCACATTAAATACGAACGGTTGAGGCAGGCTAACATAGGCCACCGGTTCATTATTATTACCGGCCTCCTTCACAACACTCTGCTCAGGCTCTGCACTCGGTGACTCTTCATCCGAACCCATCATAAAAAATGCAGCACCGCCACCAACCATCAGCAATACCACCAAGGCGATAATGATAATCAAAAGTTTCTTTTTGCCGCCGAATGCATTATCTGCGACACCATTCTCATCTGCCATAATTATCTCTGCATGTGCAACGTACTAATTTTTAACCTTATGCGTAATAACTAATCCCATCACGCTTCGAACTAACATTCATATCAAGTTTAACACCTGTGTCTGGATTATCATCATGAAAAACAGAATCCTGCCCCGGCAAAGCTCCCTGTCCGGAGGACTGACCCTGACCGGAAGCAGCATAACCTGGTTGTTGATGACCACTGCCTTGATGTTGTACGGATGTTTCCCCCAGCTGTACGCCTTGCTGTGACAACATGTCTCTCAAACGAGGCATGGAATGTTCAAGTGCCTCTCTGGCTTGCGGGGTTGCCACGGTAAAATGCACCGTCGCGGCATCACCAGACATATTCATCCGGATATGCATCCGTCCAAGTTCTGGCGGATCAAGGCGAATATCAATGTTTTTCAAATTTTTGGACATCATCATCTGAACCCGCTCCGAGAGCTGGTCGGCCGCCATGGCATCTTTTGCCAAATAAATCGACGTCGGAGTCTGTGCTACATCGGCTCTTATATGACTTTGTACGCCCGGGCTCTGTTGACCTGCCAGCGATGACAGTTGATGTGCAAAATGTCCTTCTTTTCCCGTACCATCGTCAATCATTCCCTCTGGGCGGACTTTACTATCACCAAGTCCAGCCAGACGCTGACGAATCCATTGCTCACGTCCGACTGCACTCGCAGATAAAGTCTGTAATGCCGCCTGAGAAGCAATTGAATCACCGGGAAGATGCATAAGCGAATTGGTGGAACCATCGCTCTGAATCGCTTGAGTCAACGGGTTCACAGGAACTGGTGTTACCTGAGACAGTTGTTGAGCCGCAAACTGTTGCTGAGCCATATGTGTATGATGACGAGGATCCGCTCTGGGCGGTAATTCTTGATTCAAAGATTGCAGGAGCTTTTGTGATAGCACGGCTTTTTCCGTATTGCCTTCAGTGCCAGATAATACAGCCGCCTGAGTGTGTTCAACGTCATCGGTTAGCGTCACATTCTGCACATCAGCCTGACCGGTAATATTCTGATTTGATACGCTTTGGATATTTGCCCCGGCAAGTATCTGCTCCGGTGAAACGGTCTCTTTTCGATGTGCCGTATCTTTAGTCTGCACTTCGGATGAGACAACAGGTGCTGCATTGCCACTCTGTTGAGCGGAGGCTTCCGGGAGCTGAGACAGATCGGCCGTCAAGGCTTTATCCCCTGTCAGTTGATGCTCATCCGAACCTTTACTCTGGGTTTGAGAAGAGTCACTATCCGGTTCAACCTGAGGCAAAGACAATGCTGACGAGACGGCAGTATCCTGAAGTGTATCTGGGTCTATCACATTGACCTGCTGCACTGTGTTTGCTACGTGTTTGGTTCCCTCAGCTTGAGTGTCATCCGAGGCTGGCAATTTGTTGCCGTTTTGCGACACAAGCTGCTGTTCAGCACCTTTAAGTCGGCTGAGTACCGCTTCACCCTCTCCCATTGTCCGCAATGCAGCGTCTTTCTGTGCTGATGAATCACCTTTCTGTGCTGACGAATCACTTTGCTCGGAAGATTTCAGGGAAGATGACGAAGAAGTTGTCGCATGGGGCGGCGTGTTTGACTCGGGGCGAGGGGGATTCAGCGCTGCGGTATCACCATCAGGCTGATGTTGTCCACCAGATGTTTTCGCGGCCGCAATTTGAGCATTATCCAAATCCAAATCACCAACATTCTCAGACAAATTCTTCTGGGACTTCACCTCAACAAACTCGGCTTTAGATGACTCTTTTCCAGAAACTTCTTTATCAGATATGTCTTTACCAGATATGTCTGGATCGGACAAAAGAGCATCCGCTGACATATCACCAGCAACATCCGATACCCCTTCGGTAGGCTTCGCCTCACCACTCTTTATTGAGGAAGGTTTTCCAGAAGCCGAATCATCTCCCTTAAATAAAGCTGCCAGTTTGGCAAAAAAGCCACCGGACTCTTGCGACGATTCAGCGACATCACCAACAACGGCATCATCACTAACCGCTTTATGGTGAGATTGAGCTTTCTGTGTCCCTGATGTGGGCGTGAGGTTGATATTCATATCCAGTACTCTTGCAAACCAAACCTAATTGACGGTATTTGCTATCACAAACAAATAACTTTGATGCAAACAACTTGATATTAAATAAGCAAAAACTAAGCCATATCTATCAGAACATTCGTCCAGTCAGTAATATCGTGATTCAAATAGGGTAAGAGTCCATTTAAAATCGTGCTTTGCGGGCATACTGAATCGTTGTGAATTCATCGAGTCGTTTCTGCTCTCGTTTGATTTCAGCCTGTTGTTTTTCGGCCAGCTTCTTGTCTCGCAACCACTCATAAGAACGGCGCGTTTTGCGGACTTCAAGCCAATGTTCCTGACAATTTTCAACTTGATCGATAAAATGCTGCTCTGCGCCTCTTTGTTTCGCGAGCGTCTCGTCCAACTGAGTTAAGAAGCGATTCAGGTGTCCATACTGACTTGCCGTTAAACCGGCTTTTCCTCGGTCAATCATTTGATGGCAATAATCCAGACGATACTGTTCAATCTGACTCACCTGACGGTAATAATCTTCAAGTTCCTGACGTGCGCTATTTAATGCGAGCACGGCTTTCTCTTCACTCTCTTTCGCCTGTTCCAGCAAGAATTCCAGTGCATTTTCCATATCATTCAGAACCTATCTGCAAAACATTCTTCAACATACTGACACACATATCATACGGGACGGTGTCTTTCATGCCTTGTTGCAGATACATATCAATTTTCGGTTTGAGAGTAAATGCCTGATCAATCGACGGATCAGTGCCTGGTTTATAAGCGCCAATCGACACCAGATCCTGATTTTTACGACAGACAGATAGGACTTGTCGCACGGCTTTTGACATCAGTTGATGCTCATCGGTCGTGATTTGAGGCATCACCCGACTCACCGATTTTTCAACATCAACCGCTGGATAGTGACCTGCATCCGCCAGTTCGCGGGATAAAACAATATGACCATCGAGAATAGCCCGTGACGCATCGGCAATCGGATCCTGAAGATCATCCCCTTCCGTCAACACGGTAAAAAACGCAGTGATCGATCCCTGATCGTCACTCCCATTCCCCGCACGCTCAACCAACGCTGGTAATTTGGCAAAGACTGAAGGTGGATATCCTTTCGTCGCCGGGGGCTCACCGACTGAAAGTGCAATTTCCCGCTGTGCCTGAGCGAAACGGGTCAACGAATCCATCAGTAATAAGACATCTAACCCTTGATCACGAAAATACTCAGCAATAGTCAACGCGGTCTGACACCCTTTAAGGCGCATAAGCGGTGATGAATCGGCCGGTGCGGCAACAACAACTGCCCGCTGACGGCCATCAACACCTAAAATTTCATCAATAAATTCTTTAACTTCTCGTCCACGTTCACCTATGAGGCCAACCACCACGACTTGAGCCGTCGTTCCGCGAGTCATCATTCCCAATGTCACGGACTTACCCACACCGGAACCGGCAAAAAGCCCGATACGCTGTCCTTTACCGACCGTCAATAATCCATTCACTGACTTCAGGCCGACATCCAGTGGTTCAGAGATTGGTTTACGTGCAAGGGGGTTGATCGCAGCGGATTGAAAAGAAGCTTTATGTTCTGCATAAATCGGGCCTTTGCCATCCAACGGCATCCCGACCCCATCAATGACTCTTCCCAACAGTTCCATACCGACGGGGACACCAGTATCACCGTGAATCGGCGTCACTTTCGCTCCGGGTAAAATACCTGAAACTTGTTCACTCGGCATCAGATAAAGATGAGCGCCAGAAAAACCGACCACTTCCGCTTCTATCTCACCACTCATCGTTTCGACTTTACATAAACTGCCGATCGGTGCTTTACACCCGGTGGCTTCCAGAGTCAGTCCGACCACCCGGACGAGACGGCCAGAAGCAATGGGGCGGGAAGACAATCCCTGAATTTTGTATTGTGCAAAACGTTCTTCTAACGCTAACACGCATCACCACCATGTCGGTTTGCTTCACAGAAACTTTTCAGTGTGGTTCGGATTCGCTCTTCAATCCGGTAGCTGACACTCGATTCACCGGCCTCGATTTCAACATCACCGCGATTGAGAGATGGTTCACTCACTAAAATCCAGTGCCGGAAATCAAGGTCTTCTTCTCCGTAGGACTGACGAATAATCTCAACATCTTCCGGATTGAGTTTCAATGTAATGTCATGGCCGGTAATCGGTAGTGACTCAACGGAAGATTTCACCGTATCCAGAATCACCTGCGGATTCATCTGTACTTCAACCCGAACCACTTCTTTGACCAAAGCAAGCACCATATCAACCAGTTGGCGTTCAACCTGTGCATTCATCAGTGCGAGGGGTTGGGCGAATTGATTCGCTAAATTAACAAAACTGGTGACATGAGCATCGATAATTTCCTGAGCGGCCGTCAGACCTTCATTTTGTCCGGCTTCTTGGCCTTCCTGATGCCCCGCCTGATAACCTTCTTCTTTACCTTTATCGTAACCTTGTCTGAAACCGGCTTCCTGACCCTGATGTAATCCTTCTTGATAAGCACCTTGACGAATCAGTTCGATTTCTTCTTCCGTCAGTTCCAGTGGCGACTCTTCTACCATGCGTTCCGCCTCCGGTATCCATCCCGGATCGTATTTCAGTGCCGTGTCTTTTGCCTGGCCATGCGTATCAGCAGTGTAATCGGGTAGCCCCCACACTTTTGCACGCTCAACATCAGTATCCATTCCCGGCCGTAAGAATCCGCGTTTTCTGTCTGACATCGTGACTCCTTAAACCAATTGATCAGAGGAATTCATCAGCGCCACCTGACAACATGATTTCACCGTTATCAGCCATTCTGCGGGCAATCGCCAGAATTTCTTTCTGCGCAGCTTCCACATCCGAGACTTTGATTGGCGGCATCGCTTCAAGATCGTCTTTAAGCATTTCGGCAGCACGTTTAGACATATTTTTAAAGATTTTTTCTTTCAGGGTGTCATCAGCTCCTTTCAGTGCTTTCTGCAAGACATCCTGTGGCACATCCCGCAACAGTTTCTGGATCCCCTGATCATCAACTTCAGCGAGGTTTTCAAAGACAAACATCAGATCCTGAATTTGCGTTGCCAGATCTTCATCCTGATCACGCATTTGCTCCATCAGGACGCCTTCAACGTTATTATCGAGGTAGTTCATAATATCGGCAGCGGCTTTCAGACCACCAATTTTCGCAGCTTGTGCGCCCGCTTGACCGGCAAACTGTTTCTCCATAATTTCGTTCAATTCTGCCAATGCCGACGGCTGTACTTCCTCCAGATTAGCAATCCGCATCATCAAGTCCAGTCGATCCCGTTCAGCAAATTGTGCCAAAATTTCAGCCGATTGGTCTGGATCGAGATAGGACAAAACGATTGTCTGGATCTGCGGGTGCTCATTGACAATAATGCTGGCAACCTGACGTGGATCCATCCATTTCAAAGAGTCCAAACCTTTTGAACCGGTTCCCAGCAGAATTTGATCGACCAGATTATTGGCTTTATCTTCGCCTAAGGCTGCAACCAAGGCATTACGCATAAAGTCTTCGCTGCCCATCCCGATATTGGTGTACTTCTGAATATCCTCCAGAAATGCCCGGTGCACGGCACTCACTTTACCCTGACTCAGTTCACTCGAGCGAGCCATCGCACTACCAACTCGCTGGACCTGTTTCGGTTCCAGATGACGAATAATCCCGGCAGCATCTTCCTCATTCAGACTCAATAAGAGGATTGCAGCTTTTTCATCGCCACTAATTGACCCGATATCAATGTCTTGAGAAACCAAATCACCGCCCTTTTCTTTTTCATCAGCCATCGTTCACCATCCAATTTTTCACAACCTGAGCTGCGAGTTCCGGCTCATTGGCAACCAAGGCCCGTACCGCTTTCAGTACGTCTTCATCTTTATGTAAATTCGGTAAATCAATCGTCGAACCGAACTCGAACAGATCACCCGCGTCAATGTCTTCACCAATCAGGCTGGTTTCACCATCTGCACCAATCGGTAGTCCATCGGGACCATAAATTTGGTCTTCATCTCCACTGGTTGGGTTGATAAGTTTTTTCATTGCCGGACGAACCAATACCAGAATCACGACAATGATAACCAATGCACTTGCCAGCCAACGAATCCACTCGCTAAAGTTCGGGTTTTCCCAAATCGGTACATCAGTAAGTTTTTCCATTTCAGGCTTGGCAAACTGCATACTTAAGACATTTAATAAATCGCCGCGTTGTTCATTATAGCCAATCGCACCGACCAGGACCTGACGCACCGCATTTAGTTGACTATCAGACAAAGGCTTATAGGTAACCTCACCGGTATCCGGATTCACAACCTCACGGTCTTTAATGGCCACGGAAACGGTTTGACGATTAATCACACCGGTCTGTTTCCGCTCATGACTCACAGTCGTGTTCAATTCGTAATTACGTGTGGCTTCTTTATGGACTGATCCTTGACCGAGGGTCGAACCATCTTTCATTTGTGCGACATCTTCCGGGATAGAAGAGTCTGCCGGGGGTTGATTGCTCAGCGCACCGGGAACACCTGCAACAACGTTGGCGTTGTTATAATCTTCAAGCGTGTATTCACTACGGGTTGATGGTTTTTTCGGGTCAAACTGACGACTGGTCTGCTCAATGGCACTGAAGTCCATTTCAACATCAACCTGCGCAGTATATTGCCCCAGCCCGAGAATCGGGATCAGCACTGAATCAATTTTATCTTTGAGTTCTTGCTCTTGCTTACGCTCTAACTCTTGCTCTTTCCGACGTGCAGTGGATAAAGGATCGGCAGACCCCGAGTTAAGCAGGCGTCCATGTTGATCGGTGACCGTAATACGAGTGGTTTTCATACCAGGAACTGCACTGGCAACCATATCGACAATTGAATCGACTTCTTCCTGTTTCAGATTTGCACCGGTTCTCAGCGTCAAAAAAACCGATGCTGAAGCTTCTTGATTTTGACGGACAAACACACTCGATTTAGGCATCGCCAGTAATACGCGCGCTTTTCTCACCTGATTCATAGCTTCAATTGCTTTGGCTAACTGGCGCTCACGGCTCAATTTTAACCGCTCGATTTCAAGACGCTGTGATACGCCAAAGCCCATATCCTGAAGCAGAATATCATCACCGGCCTGTTTATCCTGATTCAGACCCGCCCTGGCTAAATCCAGTTTGAGTCCGCTGTATTCAGTGACCGGAACCAAAATCGTATTACCATCGAGTTTATATTCTTTCTTACTCTGATCGAGATAATCCAGAATCGGGATTAATTCCTCGGTATCATAGGCTCCAAGTGGACGCATTTCCGGCTCTTTCACCCAGAAAAACAGCATCAGGATCAAAGCGACACAAATAGAGATGGAAAGAACAAGAACAACCTGACGGATCAGGTCCAAATCACCGACGGCAAAATCGAAACGAGATGAACTTTTTTCATCTAAATCAGGGTCTTGATGATCGACGGGTAAATCCGTATCTGCGGAAAGCGCCCCACCATCACTTAAAGTCAGGTCTGTCGATTGGTTATCTTCGGCCACGTTGCTTACCTACAATACTTCAAAATTGATACCGAAACGTCAAAGTTAAACCGGCATGTTCATCAGTTCTTTATAAGCATCAACGAGCTTATTTCGAACCTGTACGGTCGCATCAAATGCAACACTTGCTTTATTTCTTGCGATCATTACATCGGACAAGGACACGCCTTCATCACCCCGATCAAAACGCGTTTGC
It encodes the following:
- the fliN gene encoding flagellar motor switch protein FliN, translating into MSDIDDQKLADEWAAALGEDPNAASDDDIDEILAAPLEELKDTSQPISEDERRKLDTIMDIPVTISMEVGRSQISIRNLLQLNQGSVVELDRIAGESLDVLVNGTLIAHGEVVVVNDKFGIRLTDVISQTERIKKLR
- the fliM gene encoding flagellar motor switch protein FliM; translation: MTDLLSQDEIDALLHGVDSVDDEEEELETDSREATSFDFSSQDRIVRGRMPTLELINERFARHLRISLFNMLRKTAEVSINGVQMMKFGEYQNTLYVPTSLNMVRFRPLKGTALITMEARLVFILVENFFGGDGRFHARIEGREFTPTERRVIQLLLKIVFGDYKEAWSPVMGVEFEYLDSEVNPSMANIVSPTEVIVVSSFHIEVDGGGGDFHMVMPYSMLEPIRELLDAGVQSDKMETDVRWSSALREEIMDVPVNFRVNLLEKVLALRDLMELQAGDVIPIDMPEHAVMFVEELPTFRVKMGRSEDNLAIQISQKIKRPDVVKTDLAFLSEDIISDLEREDEVKD
- the fliL gene encoding flagellar basal body-associated protein FliL, encoding MADENGVADNAFGGKKKLLIIIIALVVLLMVGGGAAFFMMGSDEESPSAEPEQSVVKEAGNNNEPVAYVSLPQPFVFNVTGDKRDRMVQIKVQLMVRGSDNENQARYHSPLIESSLLSTFASATVEQLRSPNGRIELRDRATKDIQTALTKAVGEPVIERVLFTDFVMQ
- a CDS encoding flagellar hook-length control protein FliK, which translates into the protein MNINLTPTSGTQKAQSHHKAVSDDAVVGDVAESSQESGGFFAKLAALFKGDDSASGKPSSIKSGEAKPTEGVSDVAGDMSADALLSDPDISGKDISDKEVSGKESSKAEFVEVKSQKNLSENVGDLDLDNAQIAAAKTSGGQHQPDGDTAALNPPRPESNTPPHATTSSSSSLKSSEQSDSSAQKGDSSAQKDAALRTMGEGEAVLSRLKGAEQQLVSQNGNKLPASDDTQAEGTKHVANTVQQVNVIDPDTLQDTAVSSALSLPQVEPDSDSSQTQSKGSDEHQLTGDKALTADLSQLPEASAQQSGNAAPVVSSEVQTKDTAHRKETVSPEQILAGANIQSVSNQNITGQADVQNVTLTDDVEHTQAAVLSGTEGNTEKAVLSQKLLQSLNQELPPRADPRHHTHMAQQQFAAQQLSQVTPVPVNPLTQAIQSDGSTNSLMHLPGDSIASQAALQTLSASAVGREQWIRQRLAGLGDSKVRPEGMIDDGTGKEGHFAHQLSSLAGQQSPGVQSHIRADVAQTPTSIYLAKDAMAADQLSERVQMMMSKNLKNIDIRLDPPELGRMHIRMNMSGDAATVHFTVATPQAREALEHSMPRLRDMLSQQGVQLGETSVQHQGSGHQQPGYAASGQGQSSGQGALPGQDSVFHDDNPDTGVKLDMNVSSKRDGISYYA
- the fliJ gene encoding flagellar export protein FliJ, with translation MENALEFLLEQAKESEEKAVLALNSARQELEDYYRQVSQIEQYRLDYCHQMIDRGKAGLTASQYGHLNRFLTQLDETLAKQRGAEQHFIDQVENCQEHWLEVRKTRRSYEWLRDKKLAEKQQAEIKREQKRLDEFTTIQYARKARF
- the fliI gene encoding flagellar protein export ATPase FliI, whose product is MLALEERFAQYKIQGLSSRPIASGRLVRVVGLTLEATGCKAPIGSLCKVETMSGEIEAEVVGFSGAHLYLMPSEQVSGILPGAKVTPIHGDTGVPVGMELLGRVIDGVGMPLDGKGPIYAEHKASFQSAAINPLARKPISEPLDVGLKSVNGLLTVGKGQRIGLFAGSGVGKSVTLGMMTRGTTAQVVVVGLIGERGREVKEFIDEILGVDGRQRAVVVAAPADSSPLMRLKGCQTALTIAEYFRDQGLDVLLLMDSLTRFAQAQREIALSVGEPPATKGYPPSVFAKLPALVERAGNGSDDQGSITAFFTVLTEGDDLQDPIADASRAILDGHIVLSRELADAGHYPAVDVEKSVSRVMPQITTDEHQLMSKAVRQVLSVCRKNQDLVSIGAYKPGTDPSIDQAFTLKPKIDMYLQQGMKDTVPYDMCVSMLKNVLQIGSE
- the fliH gene encoding flagellar assembly protein FliH, whose amino-acid sequence is MSDRKRGFLRPGMDTDVERAKVWGLPDYTADTHGQAKDTALKYDPGWIPEAERMVEESPLELTEEEIELIRQGAYQEGLHQGQEAGFRQGYDKGKEEGYQAGHQEGQEAGQNEGLTAAQEIIDAHVTSFVNLANQFAQPLALMNAQVERQLVDMVLALVKEVVRVEVQMNPQVILDTVKSSVESLPITGHDITLKLNPEDVEIIRQSYGEEDLDFRHWILVSEPSLNRGDVEIEAGESSVSYRIEERIRTTLKSFCEANRHGGDAC
- the fliG gene encoding flagellar motor switch protein FliG, with product MADEKEKGGDLVSQDIDIGSISGDEKAAILLLSLNEEDAAGIIRHLEPKQVQRVGSAMARSSELSQGKVSAVHRAFLEDIQKYTNIGMGSEDFMRNALVAALGEDKANNLVDQILLGTGSKGLDSLKWMDPRQVASIIVNEHPQIQTIVLSYLDPDQSAEILAQFAERDRLDLMMRIANLEEVQPSALAELNEIMEKQFAGQAGAQAAKIGGLKAAADIMNYLDNNVEGVLMEQMRDQDEDLATQIQDLMFVFENLAEVDDQGIQKLLRDVPQDVLQKALKGADDTLKEKIFKNMSKRAAEMLKDDLEAMPPIKVSDVEAAQKEILAIARRMADNGEIMLSGGADEFL
- the fliF gene encoding flagellar basal-body MS-ring/collar protein FliF, translating into MAEDNQSTDLTLSDGGALSADTDLPVDHQDPDLDEKSSSRFDFAVGDLDLIRQVVLVLSISICVALILMLFFWVKEPEMRPLGAYDTEELIPILDYLDQSKKEYKLDGNTILVPVTEYSGLKLDLARAGLNQDKQAGDDILLQDMGFGVSQRLEIERLKLSRERQLAKAIEAMNQVRKARVLLAMPKSSVFVRQNQEASASVFLTLRTGANLKQEEVDSIVDMVASAVPGMKTTRITVTDQHGRLLNSGSADPLSTARRKEQELERKQEQELKDKIDSVLIPILGLGQYTAQVDVEMDFSAIEQTSRQFDPKKPSTRSEYTLEDYNNANVVAGVPGALSNQPPADSSIPEDVAQMKDGSTLGQGSVHKEATRNYELNTTVSHERKQTGVINRQTVSVAIKDREVVNPDTGEVTYKPLSDSQLNAVRQVLVGAIGYNEQRGDLLNVLSMQFAKPEMEKLTDVPIWENPNFSEWIRWLASALVIIVVILVLVRPAMKKLINPTSGDEDQIYGPDGLPIGADGETSLIGEDIDAGDLFEFGSTIDLPNLHKDEDVLKAVRALVANEPELAAQVVKNWMVNDG